In Streptomyces sclerotialus, one genomic interval encodes:
- a CDS encoding NAD(P)-dependent oxidoreductase gives MADNTSVAVLGTGIMGAAMARNLARAGLDVRVWNRTRAKAAPLAEDGARVTDTPAEAVDGADVVLTMLHDGPAALETLRAAGTALSPGTVWAQCTTAGLASLGELARFAQEHGLVFVDAPVLGTRQPAEAGQLVVLAAGPGAARELLAPVFEAIGSRTAWIGENGDEGAATRLKLVLNSWVLTVTHGAAEAMALAKGLGVAPQEFLDAVAGGPLDMGYLRAKTQALQEGDLAPSFRTRTAEKDARLIVEAGEAAGVRLDVVAAGAERFRRATEQGHGDEDMAASYFASFEEK, from the coding sequence ATGGCTGACAACACCTCAGTGGCAGTGCTCGGCACCGGGATCATGGGTGCGGCAATGGCCCGCAACCTCGCCAGGGCGGGCCTGGACGTCCGGGTGTGGAACCGCACCCGCGCCAAGGCCGCACCGCTCGCCGAGGACGGCGCACGCGTCACGGACACCCCCGCCGAGGCCGTGGACGGCGCCGACGTCGTCCTGACGATGCTGCACGACGGCCCGGCAGCCCTGGAGACCCTGCGCGCCGCCGGTACGGCGCTGAGCCCCGGCACGGTATGGGCCCAGTGCACCACCGCCGGCCTCGCATCCCTCGGCGAGCTCGCGCGCTTCGCCCAGGAGCACGGCCTGGTCTTCGTCGACGCGCCCGTCCTGGGCACCAGGCAGCCCGCCGAGGCGGGACAGCTCGTCGTGCTCGCGGCCGGGCCGGGCGCCGCACGGGAGCTGCTCGCGCCCGTCTTCGAAGCGATCGGCAGCCGTACGGCCTGGATCGGCGAGAACGGCGACGAGGGCGCCGCCACCCGCCTGAAGCTCGTCCTCAACAGCTGGGTGCTCACCGTCACCCACGGCGCAGCGGAGGCCATGGCCCTCGCCAAGGGCCTCGGCGTCGCCCCGCAGGAGTTCCTGGACGCCGTCGCGGGCGGCCCGCTCGACATGGGCTATCTGCGCGCCAAGACACAGGCGCTGCAGGAGGGCGACCTCGCGCCCAGCTTCCGGACCCGTACGGCCGAGAAGGACGCCCGGCTCATCGTCGAGGCCGGCGAGGCGGCCGGTGTCCGGCTGGACGTGGTGGCCGCGGGCGCGGAACGCTTCCGCCGCGCGACGGAGCAGGGCCACGGCGACGAGGACATGGCCGCGTCGTACTTCGCGAGCTTCGAGGAGAAGTAG
- a CDS encoding ACP S-malonyltransferase, whose amino-acid sequence MLVLVAPGQGAQTPGFLTPWLDLPGVEDRLRAWSDAIGLDLVHYGTQADAEEIRDTAVAQPLLVASALISARQLFTSPEDVAAQVGAAAGHSVGELAAAALTGVLSDEAALALVRKRGLAMAEAAAVTETGMSALLGGEPETVLPHLEKLGLTPANVNGAGQIVAAGTAEQLAALAEDKPEGTRRVVPLKVAGAFHTAHMAPAVSALEAAVAELSAADPHTRYVSNKDGAAVASGQEVVQRLVGQVANPVRWDLCMETFKELGVTAMIEAAPGGTLVGLAKRALPGVKTLALKTPEDLDAARELIAEHASPAAENSAG is encoded by the coding sequence GTGCTCGTACTCGTCGCTCCCGGCCAAGGCGCTCAGACGCCCGGCTTCCTGACCCCCTGGCTCGACCTTCCCGGTGTCGAGGACCGGCTCCGTGCCTGGTCCGACGCCATCGGCCTCGACCTGGTCCACTACGGCACGCAGGCGGACGCGGAGGAGATCCGCGACACCGCCGTCGCCCAGCCGCTGCTGGTCGCGTCAGCACTGATCTCCGCGCGGCAGCTGTTCACGTCGCCGGAGGACGTCGCGGCCCAGGTCGGCGCCGCCGCCGGCCACAGCGTCGGTGAACTGGCCGCCGCCGCCCTGACCGGCGTGCTGTCGGACGAGGCCGCGCTGGCCCTCGTGCGCAAGCGCGGCCTGGCCATGGCCGAGGCCGCGGCCGTCACCGAGACCGGCATGTCGGCCCTGCTGGGCGGCGAGCCGGAGACGGTGCTGCCGCACCTGGAGAAGCTGGGCCTGACCCCGGCGAACGTGAACGGCGCGGGCCAGATCGTGGCCGCCGGCACCGCCGAGCAGCTGGCCGCGCTGGCCGAGGACAAGCCGGAGGGCACCCGGCGGGTGGTCCCGCTGAAGGTGGCCGGCGCGTTCCACACGGCGCACATGGCCCCCGCGGTGTCCGCGCTGGAGGCCGCGGTGGCGGAGCTGTCCGCCGCCGATCCGCACACCCGGTACGTCTCGAACAAGGACGGCGCGGCCGTGGCCTCGGGCCAGGAGGTCGTGCAGCGGCTGGTGGGCCAGGTGGCCAACCCGGTGCGCTGGGACCTGTGCATGGAGACCTTCAAGGAGCTGGGCGTCACCGCGATGATCGAGGCGGCCCCCGGCGGGACCCTCGTCGGCCTGGCCAAGCGTGCGCTGCCGGGTGTGAAGACCCTCGCGCTGAAGACGCCGGAGGACCTCGACGCGGCCCGCGAGCTGATCGCCGAGCACGCTTCTCCCGCAGCCGAGAACTCGGCCGGATAA
- a CDS encoding acyl carrier protein: MAATQDEIVKGLAEIVNEIAGIPVEDVQLDKSFTDDLDVDSLSMVEVVVAAEERFDVKIPDDDVKNLKTVGDATKYILEHQG, encoded by the coding sequence ATGGCCGCCACTCAGGACGAGATCGTCAAGGGTCTCGCGGAGATCGTCAACGAAATCGCCGGCATCCCCGTTGAGGACGTCCAGCTGGACAAGTCCTTCACCGATGACCTGGACGTCGACTCGCTGTCCATGGTCGAGGTCGTCGTCGCCGCCGAGGAGCGCTTCGACGTCAAGATCCCCGACGACGACGTCAAGAACCTCAAGACGGTCGGCGACGCCACCAAGTACATCCTCGAGCACCAGGGCTGA
- a CDS encoding DUF3145 domain-containing protein codes for MTTRGVLYVHSAPRALCPHVEWAVAGVLGVRVNLDWIRQPASPGTWRAEFSWQGESGTASKLASALRGWHLLRFEVTAEPCAAAEGERYSSTPDLGIFHAVTGIHGDILIPEDRLRAALARSARGETDLEAEVAKLLGKPWDDELEPFRYAGEGAPVRWLHQVV; via the coding sequence GTGACGACACGTGGAGTTCTGTACGTCCACTCCGCTCCGCGCGCGCTGTGCCCGCACGTCGAATGGGCCGTCGCGGGCGTCCTCGGCGTGCGCGTCAATCTCGACTGGATCCGCCAGCCCGCCTCACCCGGCACCTGGCGCGCCGAGTTCTCCTGGCAGGGCGAGTCCGGCACGGCCTCCAAACTGGCCTCCGCGCTGCGCGGCTGGCACCTCCTGCGTTTCGAGGTGACCGCCGAGCCGTGCGCGGCCGCCGAGGGCGAGCGCTACAGCTCCACCCCCGACCTGGGCATCTTCCACGCCGTCACGGGAATCCACGGCGACATCCTGATTCCCGAGGACCGGCTGCGGGCCGCGCTGGCCCGCTCCGCGCGCGGCGAGACCGACCTGGAGGCCGAGGTCGCCAAGCTCCTCGGCAAGCCCTGGGACGACGAGTTGGAGCCCTTCCGGTACGCCGGTGAGGGCGCCCCGGTGCGCTGGCTGCATCAGGTCGTCTGA
- a CDS encoding acyltransferase family protein yields MTIALRHKAGHAIRAIEARTPAHRDRAIDGLRALALLAVPTGHWLVGGFTLDADGALHNASPLSTLGFLAPLSWVLQLLGIFFLVGGYSSVLSYRRAAGRGESTAHWLSGRLARLGRPVLAVTAVWALLIGVLSAAGVPEATLRTGATLVVQPLWFVGVYAAVTALTPYCARAARRLGPWAAAPLLASVAVIDFLRYGPYAAAVPPWLALLNLLPGWLFAYQLGVCWGEQRLGRRAAWTLLTGGTALFAVLLLAFHYPASTVGVPGAPRTNSHPPSLLVLALAAAQCGAAILLRDRLTALLRRPALWAPVVLVNLCAMTIFCWHQTAMLAAAVPSARFGPVPGLTTPPDSLAWLLTRLAWLPLFALTLTAIGLLTRRFEAPWTAGRALRAGAAVLAASFALFALGMA; encoded by the coding sequence ATGACCATCGCGCTCCGGCACAAGGCGGGCCACGCGATCCGCGCCATCGAGGCCCGCACCCCCGCCCACCGCGACCGCGCGATCGACGGACTGCGCGCACTCGCGCTGCTCGCCGTACCGACCGGCCACTGGCTGGTGGGCGGCTTCACCCTGGACGCCGACGGCGCGCTCCACAACGCCAGCCCACTCTCCACGCTCGGTTTCCTCGCCCCCCTGAGCTGGGTCCTCCAACTCCTGGGGATCTTCTTCCTGGTAGGCGGATACTCATCCGTCCTCTCCTACCGGCGCGCGGCCGGACGCGGGGAGTCCACCGCACACTGGCTGAGCGGCCGGCTGGCCCGCCTGGGCCGCCCGGTGCTCGCCGTGACGGCCGTCTGGGCGCTGCTCATCGGAGTACTGTCCGCGGCGGGCGTACCCGAGGCGACGCTGCGTACGGGCGCGACGCTGGTCGTACAGCCCCTGTGGTTCGTCGGCGTCTACGCCGCGGTCACCGCCCTCACGCCGTACTGCGCACGTGCCGCACGGCGGCTCGGACCATGGGCTGCCGCACCTCTCCTCGCATCCGTCGCAGTGATCGACTTCCTCCGCTACGGCCCGTACGCGGCCGCCGTACCGCCCTGGCTCGCGCTGCTCAACCTCCTCCCCGGCTGGCTGTTCGCGTACCAACTGGGGGTCTGCTGGGGCGAGCAACGACTCGGCCGACGCGCCGCATGGACCCTGCTGACCGGCGGCACGGCCCTCTTCGCCGTCCTCCTCCTGGCCTTCCACTACCCCGCCAGCACGGTCGGCGTCCCGGGCGCGCCCCGCACCAACTCGCACCCGCCGTCGCTGCTGGTCCTCGCGCTGGCGGCGGCCCAGTGCGGCGCCGCGATCCTGCTCCGTGACCGCCTCACGGCACTACTACGCCGCCCGGCACTCTGGGCCCCGGTCGTGCTCGTCAACCTCTGCGCGATGACCATCTTCTGCTGGCACCAGACCGCAATGCTGGCAGCGGCGGTGCCCTCCGCACGCTTCGGCCCGGTCCCAGGCCTGACCACACCCCCCGACTCCCTGGCCTGGCTGCTCACCCGCCTGGCCTGGCTCCCCCTCTTCGCCCTGACGCTGACCGCGATAGGCCTGCTCACCCGCCGCTTCGAAGCACCCTGGACCGCAGGACGCGCCCTCCGAGCCGGTGCCGCGGTGCTCGCGGCGTCCTTCGCCCTCTTCGCCCTGGGCATGGCATGA
- a CDS encoding ketoacyl-ACP synthase III, whose product MTSKIKPAQGAPYARIMGVGGYRPTRVVPNEEILKYIDSSDEWIRSRSGIATRHWAGPEETVAAMSVEAAGKAIADAGLTPEQIGGVIVSTVSHFKQTPAVATEIAHRIGAGKPAAFDISAGCAGFGYGLTLAKGMVTEGSAEYVLVIGVERLSDLTDLEDRATAFLFGDGAGAVVVGPAQEPAIGPTVWGSEGDKSETIKQTLSWDVYRRTPVPGGDGPGDQLALDEIRYPAITQEGQAVFRWAVFEMAKVAQEALDVAGVSPEDLDVFIPHQANMRIIDSMVKTLKLPESVTVARDVETTGNTSAASIPLAMERLLATGQAKSGDTALVIGFGAGLVYAATVVTLP is encoded by the coding sequence ATGACCTCGAAGATCAAGCCCGCGCAGGGCGCCCCGTACGCGCGCATCATGGGTGTCGGCGGCTACCGCCCGACCCGGGTCGTGCCGAACGAGGAGATCCTCAAGTACATCGACTCCTCCGACGAATGGATCCGGTCGCGTTCGGGCATCGCCACCCGCCACTGGGCCGGCCCCGAGGAGACCGTCGCGGCGATGTCGGTGGAGGCGGCGGGCAAGGCGATCGCCGATGCCGGTCTCACCCCTGAGCAGATCGGCGGCGTGATCGTCTCGACGGTCTCGCACTTCAAGCAGACCCCGGCCGTGGCCACGGAGATCGCGCACCGCATCGGTGCCGGCAAGCCGGCCGCGTTCGACATCTCAGCGGGCTGCGCGGGCTTCGGATACGGCCTGACCCTGGCCAAGGGCATGGTCACCGAGGGCTCGGCCGAGTACGTGCTGGTCATCGGCGTGGAGCGGCTGTCGGACCTGACCGACCTGGAGGACCGCGCGACGGCGTTCCTCTTCGGTGACGGCGCGGGCGCCGTGGTCGTGGGCCCGGCGCAGGAACCGGCCATCGGCCCGACGGTCTGGGGCTCGGAGGGCGACAAGTCCGAGACCATCAAGCAGACCCTGAGCTGGGACGTCTACCGCCGCACCCCGGTGCCCGGCGGCGACGGCCCCGGCGACCAGCTGGCCCTGGACGAGATCCGCTACCCGGCGATCACCCAGGAGGGCCAGGCGGTCTTCCGCTGGGCCGTCTTCGAGATGGCCAAGGTCGCCCAGGAGGCCCTGGACGTGGCCGGCGTCAGCCCCGAGGACCTGGACGTCTTCATCCCGCACCAGGCCAACATGCGGATCATCGACTCGATGGTGAAGACGCTCAAGCTGCCCGAGTCGGTCACGGTCGCCCGTGACGTGGAGACCACCGGCAACACCTCGGCCGCCTCGATCCCGCTCGCGATGGAGCGGCTGCTGGCGACCGGTCAGGCCAAGAGCGGCGACACCGCGCTCGTCATCGGGTTCGGGGCGGGTCTCGTGTACGCCGCCACGGTCGTTACTCTCCCCTAG
- a CDS encoding serine hydrolase domain-containing protein: MESLRMIENWPVPTAAAVVVRADGTVAGAHGPQEHRFALASVTKPLAAYAALLAVEEGAVELDEPAGPEGATVRHLLAHTSGLAFDEDRVMAAPGARRIYSNAGFEALGEHLTKATDIPFPQYLKEAVLDPLGMTATELPEGGSPAKDAVSTAADLARFGAELLAPRLLARETLAEATSVVFPGLSGVLPGYGNQKPNDWGLGFEIRDGKSPHWTGAGSSPRTFGHFGQAGTFLWVDPDAGAACAALADRAFGPWAIEAWPPFTDAVLADLRAA; encoded by the coding sequence ATGGAGAGCCTGCGGATGATCGAGAACTGGCCGGTGCCCACTGCTGCGGCGGTCGTCGTACGAGCCGACGGCACGGTGGCCGGCGCGCACGGACCGCAGGAGCACCGCTTCGCGCTGGCTTCCGTGACCAAGCCGCTGGCCGCGTACGCGGCGCTGCTCGCGGTGGAGGAGGGCGCGGTCGAGCTGGACGAGCCGGCCGGTCCGGAGGGCGCCACGGTACGGCATCTGCTCGCGCACACGTCGGGGCTGGCGTTCGACGAGGACCGGGTGATGGCGGCGCCGGGTGCGCGCCGGATCTACTCGAACGCGGGTTTCGAGGCGCTGGGCGAGCACCTGACGAAGGCGACCGACATCCCCTTCCCGCAGTACCTCAAGGAGGCCGTGCTCGACCCGCTGGGCATGACGGCGACGGAGCTGCCGGAGGGCGGCTCGCCGGCCAAGGACGCCGTGTCGACCGCCGCCGACCTGGCGCGCTTCGGGGCCGAGCTGCTGGCGCCGCGGCTGCTGGCCCGCGAGACGCTGGCGGAGGCGACGTCGGTGGTCTTCCCCGGGCTGTCGGGCGTGCTGCCGGGGTACGGCAACCAGAAGCCGAACGACTGGGGGCTGGGCTTCGAGATCCGGGACGGGAAGTCGCCGCACTGGACGGGTGCCGGTTCCTCGCCGCGTACGTTCGGGCACTTCGGCCAGGCAGGCACGTTCCTGTGGGTGGACCCGGACGCGGGCGCCGCCTGTGCCGCGCTCGCGGACCGGGCGTTCGGCCCCTGGGCGATCGAGGCGTGGCCGCCCTTCACGGACGCGGTGCTGGCGGACCTGCGGGCGGCCTGA
- a CDS encoding MerR family transcriptional regulator, whose protein sequence is MSVMESAPVRTRERPRNCAGLRVGPRRPDGRDQYTISEVVELTGLSAHTLRWYERIGLMPHVDRTHTGQRRFTNRDLDWLDLVGKLRLTGMPVADMVRYAELVREGPQTFPEREELLTAHREDVRRRIDELRSTLDVLDYKIDLYADARRAAEREHERG, encoded by the coding sequence ATGTCGGTCATGGAGAGCGCCCCGGTCCGGACCCGGGAGCGGCCGCGCAACTGCGCCGGCCTGCGGGTCGGCCCGCGCCGGCCGGACGGCCGGGACCAGTACACGATCAGCGAGGTCGTCGAGCTCACCGGGCTCAGCGCCCACACGCTGCGCTGGTACGAGCGCATCGGACTGATGCCGCACGTCGACCGGACGCACACCGGCCAGCGCCGCTTCACCAACCGCGACCTGGACTGGCTGGACCTGGTGGGCAAGCTGCGGCTGACCGGCATGCCGGTCGCCGACATGGTCCGCTACGCCGAGCTGGTCCGCGAAGGCCCGCAGACCTTCCCCGAACGGGAGGAGCTGCTGACCGCCCACCGCGAGGACGTACGGCGGCGGATCGACGAACTGCGCAGCACGCTGGACGTCCTCGACTACAAGATCGACCTCTACGCCGACGCACGCCGGGCGGCGGAACGGGAGCACGAACGTGGCTGA
- a CDS encoding aldo/keto reductase, giving the protein MTEKITSVELGTGGPRVGVQGLGCMGMSWAYGPGADAGQARATLEHALGLGVTLYDTADVYGDGENEKLIAPFIQAHRDEVVLATKFAIVADPSDPYRRSIRNDRPYVRQAVDGSLRRLGVDTIDLYYMHRRDPDVPIEETVGAMAELVAEGKVKHLGLSEVTGEELRAAHGVHPIAAVQSEWSLFSRDVERSVVPAAAELGVGFVPYSPLGRGFLTGSFTSADKELTEDDFRRTQPRFTGDNAAANARLLAPVREIAEAHGATPGQVALAWVQQRAEVHGLAVVPIPGTRRAERVAENVAAVGLRLSGEELARLEPIAGRVAGDRYADMTPTSAGRE; this is encoded by the coding sequence ATGACCGAGAAGATCACCTCCGTCGAACTGGGCACGGGCGGACCGCGGGTCGGCGTCCAGGGTCTCGGCTGCATGGGCATGAGCTGGGCGTACGGCCCGGGCGCCGATGCGGGGCAGGCCCGCGCGACGCTGGAGCACGCGCTCGGCCTGGGCGTCACGCTCTACGACACCGCCGACGTCTACGGCGACGGCGAGAACGAGAAGCTCATCGCGCCGTTCATCCAGGCGCACCGCGACGAGGTGGTGCTGGCCACCAAGTTCGCGATCGTCGCCGATCCGTCCGACCCGTACAGGCGCAGCATCCGCAACGACCGCCCGTACGTCCGGCAGGCGGTCGACGGGAGCCTGCGGCGGCTCGGCGTCGACACCATCGACCTGTACTACATGCACCGCCGCGACCCGGACGTCCCCATCGAGGAGACGGTCGGCGCGATGGCCGAACTGGTCGCCGAGGGCAAGGTGAAGCACCTCGGCCTGAGCGAGGTCACGGGGGAGGAGCTGCGCGCCGCGCACGGTGTGCACCCGATCGCCGCCGTGCAGTCGGAGTGGTCGCTGTTCAGCCGTGACGTGGAGCGGAGCGTGGTGCCGGCCGCCGCGGAGCTCGGCGTCGGCTTCGTCCCGTACTCGCCGCTCGGCCGCGGCTTCCTGACCGGCTCGTTCACCAGCGCCGACAAGGAGCTGACCGAGGACGACTTCCGCCGTACGCAGCCGCGCTTCACCGGGGACAACGCGGCCGCCAACGCGCGTCTGCTCGCGCCGGTACGGGAGATCGCGGAGGCGCACGGGGCGACGCCGGGGCAGGTCGCGCTGGCGTGGGTGCAGCAGCGGGCCGAGGTGCACGGCCTTGCCGTCGTCCCGATTCCGGGTACCCGGCGGGCCGAGCGGGTTGCGGAGAACGTGGCGGCGGTCGGGCTTCGGCTGAGTGGTGAGGAGCTGGCTCGGCTGGAGCCGATCGCTGGGCGTGTGGCGGGGGATCGGTACGCCGACATGACGCCGACGTCCGCGGGGCGGGAGTAG
- a CDS encoding pirin family protein, with translation MEVRRAQDRYPGGDPQAGVETRHAFSFGHHYDPDNIRFGALIACNEERLAPGAGFDEHPHSHTEIVTWVVEGELTHRDSTGHETLVGPGDVQRLSSAGGVRHVERNDGTEPLCFVQMWLAPTSFGGEPDYEVVRGIADGTPYAVPRADAMLHVRRLAAGDRTAVPDGARVYVHVVRGAVRLGDALTDGGPALLEAGDAARVTDAKELELTAESPAELLMWEMREEPTYG, from the coding sequence ATCGAGGTGCGCAGAGCCCAGGACCGCTACCCGGGCGGGGACCCGCAGGCCGGCGTCGAGACCCGCCACGCCTTCTCCTTCGGCCATCACTACGACCCGGACAACATCAGGTTCGGCGCGCTGATCGCGTGCAACGAGGAGCGGCTGGCGCCCGGCGCGGGCTTCGACGAGCACCCGCACAGCCACACCGAGATCGTCACCTGGGTCGTCGAGGGCGAGCTGACCCACCGCGACTCCACCGGTCACGAGACGCTGGTCGGACCCGGTGACGTGCAGCGGCTCAGCTCGGCCGGCGGCGTACGGCACGTCGAGCGCAACGACGGCACGGAGCCGCTGTGCTTCGTCCAGATGTGGCTGGCACCCACGTCCTTCGGCGGCGAGCCCGACTACGAAGTGGTGCGCGGCATCGCCGACGGCACCCCGTACGCCGTGCCGCGTGCCGACGCGATGCTGCACGTACGGCGGCTCGCGGCGGGCGACCGTACGGCCGTACCGGACGGCGCGCGGGTCTACGTGCACGTCGTACGCGGCGCGGTACGCCTCGGCGACGCGCTCACCGACGGCGGACCGGCGCTGCTGGAGGCGGGCGACGCGGCGCGCGTCACCGACGCCAAGGAGCTGGAGCTGACCGCCGAGTCCCCGGCGGAGCTGCTGATGTGGGAGATGCGGGAGGAACCCACGTACGGCTGA
- a CDS encoding beta-ketoacyl-[acyl-carrier-protein] synthase family protein: MNATNRTVVVTGIGATTPLGGDTASTWEGLLAGRSGVRPLEDERFADLPVRMAATAAVDPGEVLPRPVARKLDRSAQFALIAAREAWADAGFTGPAGEDTAEDGSAVVTPERLGTVIASGIGGVTTLLDQYDVLKEKGVRRVSPHTVPMLMPNSPSANVGLEVGAQAGVHTPVSACASGAEAIGYAVEMIRTGRADVVIAGGTEAAIHPLPLVAFANMMAMSKNNDEPTKASRPYDTARDGFVLGEGAGVVVLESAEHAAKRGARVYCEALGQGLSADSHHIAQPEPTGRGIAAAVQNLLDDTDLKPAELVHLNAHATSTPLGDIAEIKALRRVLGDEVDHIAISATKSMTGHLLGGAGGIETVATVLSLYHRQAPPTINVDNLDAEIDADIVRDEPRQLPEGTIAAVNNSFGFGGHNVVLAFRTV, translated from the coding sequence GTGAACGCGACCAATCGCACCGTGGTCGTCACCGGTATCGGCGCAACCACACCGCTGGGTGGCGACACCGCTTCGACCTGGGAAGGTCTGCTGGCGGGCCGCTCCGGCGTACGGCCCCTGGAAGACGAGCGCTTCGCCGACCTGCCCGTCCGGATGGCCGCCACCGCGGCCGTCGACCCGGGCGAGGTCCTGCCCCGCCCCGTCGCCCGCAAGCTGGACCGCTCGGCGCAGTTCGCGCTGATCGCCGCCCGTGAGGCGTGGGCCGACGCGGGCTTCACCGGTCCGGCCGGCGAGGACACCGCCGAGGACGGCTCGGCCGTCGTCACGCCCGAGCGTCTGGGCACCGTGATCGCCTCCGGCATCGGCGGCGTGACCACCCTGCTCGACCAGTACGACGTGCTGAAGGAGAAGGGCGTACGCCGCGTCTCCCCGCACACCGTGCCCATGCTCATGCCCAACAGCCCGTCCGCCAACGTCGGCCTGGAGGTCGGCGCGCAGGCGGGCGTGCACACCCCGGTGAGCGCCTGCGCCTCGGGTGCCGAGGCCATCGGGTACGCCGTCGAGATGATCCGCACCGGCCGTGCCGACGTGGTCATCGCGGGCGGTACGGAGGCGGCGATCCACCCGCTGCCCCTCGTCGCCTTCGCGAACATGATGGCGATGTCGAAGAACAACGACGAGCCGACGAAGGCCTCGCGCCCGTACGACACCGCCCGGGACGGCTTCGTCCTCGGTGAGGGTGCCGGCGTGGTCGTCCTGGAGTCGGCCGAGCACGCCGCCAAGCGCGGTGCCCGCGTGTACTGCGAGGCGCTGGGCCAGGGCCTGTCGGCGGACAGCCACCACATCGCGCAGCCCGAGCCGACCGGCCGCGGCATCGCGGCGGCCGTCCAGAACCTGCTGGACGACACCGACCTCAAGCCGGCCGAGCTGGTGCACCTGAACGCGCACGCCACGTCCACGCCGCTGGGTGACATCGCCGAGATCAAGGCGCTGCGCCGGGTCCTGGGCGACGAGGTCGACCACATCGCGATCTCCGCGACGAAGTCGATGACCGGCCACCTGCTGGGCGGCGCGGGCGGCATCGAGACCGTCGCGACGGTCCTGTCGCTGTACCACCGCCAGGCTCCGCCGACCATCAACGTCGACAACCTCGACGCGGAGATCGACGCGGACATCGTGCGCGACGAGCCGCGGCAGCTGCCGGAGGGCACGATCGCCGCGGTCAACAACTCGTTCGGCTTCGGCGGCCACAACGTGGTCCTGGCGTTCCGTACGGTCTGA
- a CDS encoding PucR family transcriptional regulator: MSEPASHDAHPHSATLRRLEKSSGKLAAHAIARMDETLPWYRAMPPENRSWIGLVAQAGIAAFTEWFRHPETPQAISTDVFGTAPRELTRAITLRQTVEMVRTTIEVMETAIDDVAAPGDESVLREALLVYAREIAFATAQVYAQAAEARGAWDARLESLVVNAVLSGEADEGAVSRAAALGWNSPEHVAVVLGTAPDGDSELTVEAIRRAARHAKLQVLTGVLGTRLVVIAGGSDEPLKAAKALIGPFAAGPVVAGPVVSDLLAATRSAQAAAAGLKACAAWPDAPRPVLADDLLPERAMAGDPAARDQLVEEIYRPLEEAGSALLETLSVYLEQASSLEGAARMLFVHPNTVRYRLRRVTDVTGWSPSDVRSAFTLRIALILGRLADGEAQP; this comes from the coding sequence GTGTCTGAACCCGCATCGCACGACGCCCACCCGCACTCCGCGACCCTGCGCCGACTGGAGAAGTCCTCCGGCAAGCTCGCGGCCCATGCCATCGCCCGCATGGACGAGACGCTGCCGTGGTACCGGGCGATGCCGCCGGAGAACCGGTCGTGGATCGGTCTGGTGGCGCAGGCGGGCATCGCGGCCTTCACGGAGTGGTTCCGGCATCCGGAGACCCCGCAGGCGATCTCCACGGACGTCTTCGGTACGGCGCCGCGCGAGCTGACCCGGGCGATCACACTGCGGCAGACCGTGGAGATGGTCCGCACCACGATCGAGGTCATGGAGACCGCGATCGACGACGTCGCCGCTCCGGGTGACGAGTCGGTGCTGCGCGAGGCGCTGCTGGTGTACGCGCGGGAGATCGCCTTCGCGACCGCACAGGTCTACGCACAGGCCGCGGAGGCACGCGGCGCGTGGGACGCGCGGCTGGAGTCGCTGGTGGTCAACGCCGTGCTGTCCGGTGAGGCGGACGAGGGCGCGGTGTCCCGGGCCGCGGCGCTGGGCTGGAACTCCCCCGAGCACGTCGCGGTGGTCCTCGGTACGGCCCCGGACGGGGACAGCGAGCTGACGGTGGAGGCGATCCGGCGCGCCGCGCGGCACGCGAAGCTGCAGGTGCTGACGGGGGTGCTCGGGACCCGGCTGGTGGTGATCGCGGGCGGCTCCGACGAGCCGCTGAAGGCCGCGAAAGCGCTGATCGGGCCGTTCGCGGCGGGACCGGTGGTGGCGGGCCCGGTGGTCTCGGACCTGCTGGCGGCGACGCGGTCGGCGCAGGCAGCGGCGGCGGGCCTGAAGGCGTGCGCGGCGTGGCCGGACGCGCCGCGGCCAGTGCTGGCGGATGATCTCCTGCCGGAGCGCGCGATGGCCGGCGACCCGGCAGCACGCGATCAGCTGGTGGAGGAGATCTACAGACCACTGGAGGAAGCGGGCAGTGCGCTCCTCGAAACGCTGAGCGTCTACCTGGAGCAGGCGAGCAGCCTGGAGGGGGCGGCGCGGATGCTCTTCGTGCATCCCAACACCGTGCGCTACCGGCTGCGACGTGTGACGGACGTCACCGGATGGTCGCCGTCCGATGTCCGCTCGGCGTTCACCTTGCGTATCGCCCTCATCCTGGGGCGTCTGGCCGACGGTGAGGCGCAACCCTAA